A genome region from Nitrospira sp. includes the following:
- a CDS encoding PstS family phosphate ABC transporter substrate-binding protein: protein MTRLQQTGFNHPRSARSLFTALAAVAMLAVSGGYAGAEHAGLNAAGVPTVDPAIEPYTNHNGLHGKLSIAGSDTMRPLISKLSAQFLSLHPGAQIAVEGTGSSAAIREFLLGLSYQRRGDKVQSRGTAGSNAVELLASSRQLTEEEQKGFEFNYGYRALEVPIAMDAVAIYVHKTNPIQHLTLAQIDGIFGKDHKRGGAAITNWSQVGLPEASVSQQPIHLYGRDKRSGTREFFKHVALKDGDLIDAVMEQPGSASEIIAIAQDPLAIGYAGAGFNISDVRQVPIASQPDQTALLPSVDTVTSGTYPLGRSLYLYVKKNPNDKLDPFVAEFLSFVNSRQGQETVARASFYPLTRTQVAKNLQDLGLLKGAMVGTPATKLEMQVAEQMAR from the coding sequence ATGACAAGACTGCAGCAGACAGGTTTCAACCACCCCCGTAGCGCTCGTTCGCTGTTCACTGCGCTGGCCGCCGTCGCGATGCTGGCTGTATCCGGAGGCTATGCCGGGGCAGAACATGCTGGCCTCAACGCTGCTGGAGTGCCGACGGTCGATCCTGCGATCGAGCCCTATACCAACCATAATGGGTTACATGGCAAGCTCAGCATTGCAGGATCGGACACGATGAGACCGTTGATTTCGAAGTTGTCCGCGCAATTCTTGAGCCTCCACCCCGGGGCGCAGATTGCGGTGGAAGGAACGGGATCGAGTGCGGCCATCCGAGAGTTCTTGTTAGGCCTCTCGTACCAACGCCGCGGGGATAAAGTCCAAAGCCGAGGGACGGCAGGATCCAACGCTGTTGAATTGCTCGCTTCGTCCCGTCAGTTGACGGAAGAAGAGCAGAAGGGGTTTGAGTTCAACTATGGTTATCGCGCGCTTGAAGTGCCGATTGCGATGGATGCCGTTGCGATCTATGTACACAAGACCAACCCGATTCAACATTTGACGCTGGCACAAATCGATGGCATCTTCGGCAAAGACCACAAGCGAGGAGGAGCCGCCATCACCAACTGGAGCCAAGTCGGACTCCCGGAGGCATCAGTGTCGCAACAGCCCATCCACCTATACGGCCGTGACAAGCGGTCCGGCACCAGGGAATTCTTCAAGCATGTCGCCCTCAAGGACGGAGACCTAATCGACGCGGTGATGGAACAACCGGGCTCCGCTTCCGAAATCATTGCCATTGCACAAGACCCTCTGGCTATCGGATATGCAGGGGCCGGATTCAACATTTCTGACGTACGCCAAGTGCCGATCGCTTCACAACCTGATCAAACGGCTCTCTTGCCGTCGGTGGACACCGTCACTTCCGGCACCTACCCCTTGGGACGATCCTTGTATCTCTATGTGAAAAAGAATCCCAACGACAAGCTGGACCCCTTCGTGGCGGAATTCCTTTCCTTCGTGAACAGCCGACAGGGACAAGAGACCGTAGCGCGGGCGAGTTTCTATCCGCTGACCCGCACTCAAGTGGCAAAAAACCTACAGGATTTGGGTCTCTTGAAAGGGGCGATGGTCGGCACGCCCGCAACAAAGCTGGAGATGCAAGTCGCAGAACAGATGGCACGCTAA